Below is a window of Trichosurus vulpecula isolate mTriVul1 chromosome 4, mTriVul1.pri, whole genome shotgun sequence DNA.
tcaCTATACCTTTCTTAATGAAGCCAAAGATTACATTAGCTTATATGTAATCACCATGTCACACAATTGACTCAGATTGACttacattataattatttttaatatttcttcatgtTTACTAGTTGATTACTGaaagtgtgtatgtttgtgtgtgataCATCTTCAATATGAAAACCAAGATGATTTAATTTTAATCCTAAGTATAGGATAGTGGAACTTAACATCTATATGCAATTATAGGGAGCAATATGATATAATGGATATATATGGACTTAAAATTTTGAAGATCTGATTTCAAGGCCCacttttgacacatactggttgtgtgaccctaaaaAAGCTCCATTTAAATTTTCAATGCCCCAGGTAAATCTTTAAGAATCAGAGTGTGTTCCTAAGTAAGAatcaaggtgttcctaaagtctggacacataggcaaaaatgcatattttcaagaaatgaatgaaattttcaataacattttatttaattggaatattaacaaataacattttcaatatgatttccatcatttgtgatgcacaggttgatgtgctttgcaagattcacatgaacacgatgcaataactctacattgccatcaattttagagcattcactctttatgcattcaatcaagtgtgttgcatctgtgattttcattgagtacaccttctcctttagcgtaccccagaaaaagaagtcaaggggggttaatgtctgttaatattccaactaaacaaaatctttttgaaaatttcattcatttcttgaaaatatgcactcttcctatgtgtccagactttagggacaccctgtagcacattgattaattcattcattggtaaagagagtttcctcatgGGAATTTCCTTTTAGCAGTAAAACCATAcacctaagttttttttttaaaaatctactttatGAGACTGGGTCCATTAAACTAGTTTATCAACATGcttttgaatccttcctctgtgATTCATTTTCAAGATAATCCCTCCAAAATTTgagttattttcatattttataagcatttatctTTGACTTCCtctaatttattaataaaaatatagaacTGAGAAGGGTCCAAGATAGCTCCTTAGGACACTTCATTAGAGATTTCTATTCAGATTGGCAGTAATccattgaaaacatttttttggtTTAGAAATTGAATAAATCACAAATGCACATAACTCTAGTATTGTATAACTCTGTTGGTCCACCTTGTTCATGAATACTACTTGAGAGATTATATCAAATAACACATTCCTCTTAGCTTTTAGtctagttttcaaaagaagaaaatgaggttaattTGGCATCTCCTGTTCTAGATGAAGCCATGCTAGTGGTTAGTGATCACAGCTTCTCATTATAAATGCTTATAAATCATCCATTTAACAACATGTTACCGAATTTTTCTAGGATCTAATGAGATGCTAACCAACCAGTACATTAAGgactctattttttctttcccttttccatcctccctcccttgctttttatttccttgcttctttcttttctttttttctccttcctttttcttttcatgtttgttttttaattgcgGCATTTGTTTATCTTTAGTACTGTACCATCTCCATCCCATTCACCagtttttcaaagatcactgaggaTGGCTAAGCAGTGTTGTGTAACAATTTTATCAATACAATGGATGTTACACACAGCCCATCTAAATACTGATGTGTTGACAGACAGGAATAGGAGAATATGAGAGAATTCATTAAAACGGCTTTGATTTTATTGCTAAATAAGAAGTTCATGTTATTTTCAAGAGTGAAGTGGTAGGACAGTGGATTTGAATGATGTGGAAAAGGTTTAGGATGCCTAGAAGATAATGCAATAGGTAGTTACtaaagaggaacaaaaagaagCTTACCCCGCAATGAGAACCAGATTGGTATTAGATCGCAAGAAGGTCGAACAGCTGGCAATCTTTATAACTTTATTAAAAATCTCTGGGCAGCCCCAGTCACTGGGCCGCCGCCGAGGACTCAGCAGCCTCCCCCTCGAGCCCCCTCGCTTCCCGACGCTCCGTCCCCCCCGCGCGCCTTCTCCCGCCACCGCCTTCCGCAGGCCGCTTCCACCGAGGAAAAGGAATCGTATCGTATGTCCGCTATCCAGAACCTCCCCTCTTTCGACCCCTTTGCTGATGCAAGTAAGGGTGATGACCTGCTTCCTGCTGGGACTGAGGATTGTATCCATATAAGAATTCAACAGAGAAACGGCAGGAAGACCCTCACTACTGTCCAGTGGATCGCTGATGATTACGATAAAAAGAAACTAGTGAAGGCATTTGAGAAGAAATTTGCCTGCAATGGTACTGTAATTGAGCATCCAGAATATGGAGAAGTAATTCAGCTACAGGGTGACCAGCGCAAGAACATATGCCAGTTCCTCGTCGAGATTGGACTGGCTAAGGACGACCAGCTGAAGGTTCATGGGTTTTAAGTGCTTGTGGCTCACTGAAGTTTAAGTGAGGATTTCCTTGCAATGAGTAGAAAAATTCCCTTCTGTCCCTTGTCACAAGTTTAAAAACCTCACAGCTTGTATAATGTAACCATTTGGGGTCCGCTGTTTAACTTGGACCAGTGTAACTCATTCATGTAATAAACTGAAAAGagccataaaaaaaaaatctctgggcAGTAAgtacagtaaaaaacaaaaaaaaaattggttggtGGTGGATAAACCAGTGTTGGACATTGGCATGGCAGACAGAGCAACAGTTAAAGGCGAAATGTGATTCCAAAGTGTAAAAGACGCAGTATTGAGAATGTTAGCTATGGGATCCAGGCTtggtagaggagaaagaaaaactagCAAACCACTTGTGgacaaagaggaaagggagggggaaaaatgtttAGTATAAGCGGTTGGGAGAGGTGACAAAACAATGCATTATGATCATAGAGGTAAAGCTACAAGCTTGAAATATTGCAAGGGAAGCAATTATGATAGATGATGAAGTACAAAATGTAGCTAGAACAATGGACAGTTATCATACAATCACAAactctcagaactggaagagatgtcAGAAGGTATTTAGTATAGATATTGCTTGGGAAAAAATCCATCTACAATTCCTCAAATAATTTCTTATTTAGTATTGGTATAAATATCTATAATGAGAAGGTACTCCTTCCTGAGACAGCTAATTTTAACATTCCAATTAGAAAGGagctttgttttgttctgttttcattCCTTGAGTAAAAGCTGAATGATAAAGTATGAAAGTATGGTCCCAGCATGGCTGATACATTTTCTGACCATCCTCTTTCTCACATGCAGTAGCCTATAGTGAGGGCATGTGGGCATTTCATTCTCTAGTTCTGAGGAAGTTGTGCCCAAGAACCACAGGATAACTACATCTCTTCTTGACATGAAAGGATAACAGAGATGGATGCATTTGGACCTAAGTGGCAGACCAATGAGTACTGACTTGATTGACAGAAGCCCTTACAGAGTTTTGACTATTACCAATTTATATCTGAGAAGCATGACTACAATCTATAAACTGGCAGAGAAAATACTACTCAGAAGAGCAGGTAGGCACAATTGTATGCAATAAATTTTGATCTCCCATCACCCCCCCTTGACTTCATCAAGATTGTTTTGCAAATCCAAAATATTGCATTGACACACATGCAAGTTCTTCACTATCACAAGTATTCTCAAGCATTTTCTCCTTTGTTATTCAAACTAAAATGATCTGAAATGTGTCCTGTGGAGTACCATTCTCTTAGGATATAATTATCTACTGTAAAATATTAACATGCTTAAGTATCACTTTTCTAATCAAAGACAAAGAATTCTTCCATCTGTCTAAAGCTTTCCTGACCACTCATGGGGTGGTAAGTGAGGATGATAAATGGCAGGTTCAATCCATTCATAGGGCTAGTTAAAACACAATtcagggggggcggagccaagatggcgggtggtaagcaggaactagtatgagctccataccgagtccctccaaaaacctataaaaacatggctctgaaccaattctagaagggcagaacccacaaaacagcagagggaagcagggctccagcccaggacagcctggatggtctctgggtgaggtctatcccacacggagctgggagctgggaatggagtggagcagagtccagcgtgggcggcgtggaccatccagaccagaaaccgggcggagggggccctagcgccctggatcattgagctgcggcagttaccagacccctcgacccacaaacaccaaagactgcggagaaggttagtgggaaaagctgcgggagtagaaagagttcatgattcagcttccagccccgggggcagcggaggtggggcagctacagctgttgttacttctggctccaggcccacctggtgggaggaattaagtggcggatcagagcaggagtgcagggcctgctgaggatctaagcccagtccgggttgggggttggggaaggagcagtgctggtgtggcagagctggcacctcccccccaaacgtggaacatagaactctctagtctacaagcagtcataccccactgaaaaactcaaaggtcaagttagttgtctgggaatatggccaggcagcgaaaacgcaccgagattcagtctcagactttgcattctttctttgctgacaaagaagaccaaaacatgcagcctaaagaagtcaataaagtgcaagagcctacaccaacagcctcgaagaaaaacatgaactggtcccaggccatggaagagctcaaaaaggatttggaaaagcaagttagagaagtagaggaaaaattgggaagagaaatgagaaggatgcgagaaaaccatgaaaaacaagtcaatgacttgctaaaggagacccaaaaaaatactgaaaaaaatattgaagaaaacaacactttaaaaaatagactaactcaaatggcaaaagagctccaaaaagccaatgaggagaagaatgccttgaaaggcagaattagccaaatggaaaaggaggtccaaaagaccacggaagaaaatactactttaaaaattagattggaacaagtggaagctagtgactttatgagaaatcaggatattataaaacagaaccaaaggaatgaaaaaatggaagacaatgtgaaatatctccttggaaaaaccactcacctggaaaatagatccaggagagataatttaaaaataattggactacctgaaagccatgatcaaaaaaagagcctagatatcatctttcaagaaattatgaaggagaactgccctgatattctagagccacggggcaaaatagaaattgaaagaatccatcgatcgcctcctcaaatagatccaaaaaagaaatctcctaggaatattgtcgccaaattccagagctcccagatcaaggagaaaatactgcaagcagccagaaagaaacaatttgagtattgtggaaacccaatcagaataacccaggatctggcagcttctacattaagagatcgaagggcttggaatacgatattccggaggtcaatggagctaggattaaaacctcgaatcacctacccagcaaaactgagtatcatgctccaaggcaaaatatggattttcaataaaatagaggactttcaagctttctcagtcaaaacaccagaactgaatagaaaatttgactttcaaacataagaatcaagagaagcatgaaaaggtaatcaagaaacagaaattgcaagggacttactaaagttgaactgttttgtttccatgtttcctacatggaaagaggacatggatgattcatgagacctcagtattagggtagctgaagggaatatgcatatatatatatatatatatatatatgtttatgtatatataagtgaatgtgtatgtatgtatatatctatgtgtatatatatgtgtgacacagggtgagttgaagatgaagggaagatttctaaaagaaataaaatgaaattaagggatgagagagcatcatactgagagagggagatagggagagatagaatggggtggattatctcacataaaggtggcaagaggaagcagttctgtgggaggaggggagagggcaggtgaggggggaatgagtgaaccttgcgctcatcagatttggcctgaggagggaataccatacatactcagttgtgtatcttaccccacaggaaagaagagggaggaagaaaaaaaaataaaaggggggggatgatggaggggagggcagatgggggtgaaggtaatcaaaaacaaacactttggaaaggggacagggtcaagggagaaaattcaataaagcgggatgggttgggaaggagcaaaatgtagttagtctttcacaacatgagtattatggaagggttatacataatgatacacatgtggcctaggttgaattgctcgacttcttagggagggtgggtgggaagggaagaggggagagaatttggaactcaaagttttaaaatcagatgttcaaaaacaaacaaaaaaaagtttttgcatgcaattaaaaaataagatacacaggcaatggggcgtagaaatttatcttgccttacaagaaaggaagggaaaaggagatgagaggtgaagggggtgatagaggggagggctgactggggaacagggcaaccagaatatacgccatcttggagggggggagggtagaaatggggagaaaatttgtaattcaaactattgtgaaaatcaatgctgaaaactaaatatgtcaaacaaataaatttaaattttaaaaaaaattgactatgtattagaACATAGAAACTTCATAATccaatgaagaaaggcagaaatattaaatgcatccttttcaagtCATGATCCAATAAATATTACATGTCACAAAAggtcatggaagaaaaaaaaaaaagaataatccaagatctggcagcttctacattaagagatcgaagggcttggaatgcgatattccggaggtcaatggagctaggattaaaacctagaatcacctacccagcaaaactgagtatcatgttccaaggcaaaatatggagtttcaataaaatagaggactttcaagctttctcagtgaaaagaccagaactgaatagaaaatttgactttcaaacacaagaatcaagagaagcatgaaaaggtaatcaagaaatggaaattgcaagggacttactaaaggtgaactgttttgttgacattcctacatggaaagatgatgtgtatgattcatgagaccttagtattagggtagttgaagggaatatgcatacatatatgtttatgtatatatatgggtgaatgtgtatgtatgtatatatctatgtgtgtgtgtatatatatatatatatatatgtatatatacatatatatatatatagagagagagagagagagagtgagaga
It encodes the following:
- the LOC118848241 gene encoding eukaryotic translation initiation factor 1-like; protein product: MSAIQNLPSFDPFADASKGDDLLPAGTEDCIHIRIQQRNGRKTLTTVQWIADDYDKKKLVKAFEKKFACNGTVIEHPEYGEVIQLQGDQRKNICQFLVEIGLAKDDQLKVHGF